A region of the Corynebacterium falsenii genome:
GATTGAGCCCCTCCCGTCGATCGGCGCGAACGAGGTTCGCGGCACCCAAGATCAGCACCTCGTGTGGGTGGAATGCACCCAGGACAACTTGCGCCCGGGCACGTGGGAGATCCCCGAACCGACGGGAGCTCCCCTCGAACTGCATGAGGCGTCCGCGGCAGTTATCGTGGTGCCGGCACTGGCGGTAAGCTTCAGCGGTGCTCGCCTTGGGCAAGGAGGGGGTTTCTACGATCGGGCTCTCCAGCACCGGAACCGCTTACCCACGCCTCCGCGCCTGTGCGCCGTGGTGGACGATGAGGAGTTCCTACCGACCGTCCCGTGCGAGGAGCATGACCTGAGGGTCGATAGTGTGGTGACGCCCAGCGGGCTGCACATTATCAACACCTAAACCTCCCGTTTCCCGTTGTACTGTTTCGCCGTTCCCCGTTCTCCACACGAGGGGAACACTCACTTTTTAAGCGAAAGGATCACCAGTGTTCGCTGGCTTTAAGAAATTCATCATGCGCGGCAATGTCATGGAACTGGCCGTCGCCGTGATCATCGGCTCTGCATTCACCGCAATTGTCACCGCATTCACGAAGGGAATTATCGAGCCGCTGCTGGCCGCTGTGGGTGGTTCGCCGGATATCGGCTTGGGTTTCCACATCCGTGCGGGTCAGGACGCCACGTTCGTGGATATCGGAAGCGTCATCACCGCCGCCATCAACTTCCTCATCGTGGCAGCAGTGATCTACTTCCTCATGATCGTGCCGATGAATAAGCTCGCCGAGCTCAACGCAGCCCGTAAGGGCATCGACCCCGATGAAGCCACCAGCGCGAGCGAAACTGAGCTCCTTACTGAGATCCGCGACCTGCTGGCTGCCCAGCAGAAGGCAACATCCGCAGGCACTGCAAACGCTGCGAATGCTCAGGTCCCTAGAACCACGGATACCCCGCAGAAGGATTAACTTCCTGTTCGAACCCCCTGTTCTACCCCCAGTGCGGAGGCCGCTGCTCTTCCCAGAAGCTCTTGTCGAACTGCCCCTCGAGGTCCTCGGCGGTGGTGTGGTCGGGGATGCGCGGGGTGGCGTCGGAAGAAAAAGAAGAGAGGGTGTCGGCGGAGCGCCGCCCCGAACCGCCGACCTTGCCGAACACGCGACGCCCCCTGCGCCGGGGCGAGGCAGATTCGCTGGGCATTGGTGGCCTAGCGGTTCATGTCGGCGATGACGTGGCGGACCAGCGGTCCGAGGGTAGCCATGCCGTCGCGGATCGCGCCGCGCGACCCCGCGAGATTAACGATCACGGTGGATCCGGAGATGCCTGCGACACCGCGAGACAGGCCGGCATCCAGCGAGTTCGCCGACAGGCCTGACGCGCGAATGGCCTCGGCGATGCCTGGAACCTTGCGGTCCAGCTCGGCGCGGGTGGCCTCGGGGGCCTTGTCGCGCGGGCCGGTGCCCGTGCCGCCGATGGTCACCACAAGATCGGCGCCGCCGACAACTGCCGTCTGGATCGCCTGGCGGATAGCGGGCTTGCGGGATTCCACCTGAAGAACAGCGTCCACGAGGAAGTCCTCCTCGGACAGCAGCTCGGCCACGAGCTCGCCGGAGCGGTTCTCCCCCTCCGGGGCATCTGAGACAATCACGACCATGGCGTGGAGCAGCGGGTTGAGGGGGCGCTCGCCACGGGTACGATCCTCAGCATCGAGGGTGTGGAAGATCGAATCATCGGGCTCGGGAATCTCTGAGGTCAGCCGTTCCATGTGCGACGCATCAACGGAATCCATGCCGGCGGCAGCCAGTAGATCGTCCACGCGCGAATGATGACCGCCGTGCTGCTGGGTATGCCCCTGGGAATGATGCTGCCCATGCTCGGCGTGATGCCCTCCGCGGGAGGACGGGGCGGACTGGCTTGGGGACTCCGAGGCCATCGATGAAACTCCTCTTCCGAGCTGATGCGTGTTCAGCTAGTAACAATCAAGCTGCGTGGTCATGGTGTCGCGACCTGTGCGTGCCCTCACCGTATCCCGACAGACCCGCCCTGTACAGACGAACGAACACATCGTTAACGAAATGAGTCTTTACAGGGGGATGTTGAGGTGCAGCACCGAACTTAGTCCGAGGCAGTCAGGGTCACGTCAACATTGTGCTCGTCGCCGCCATTGGCGTTGACGACCGTGAGGCTGACCTTGTCCCCCACCGCATGCGAGCGAATGGCGGCAATGAGCCCCACACCCGATTCGACGCGTCGATCATCCACACGCGTGACGATCTCGCCGGGCTTGAGACCAGCCTTTTCTGCCGGGCTTCCGGGGTTGACTTCCACGATCTGTGCACCGAGCACGTTGGCCTGTGTGTTGATCTTGGCGCCAATGATGGGGTGCTGAACCTTGCCGGTATCGATGAGCTGCTTGGCGATGCGCTCAGCCTGGTCGACGGGGATCGCGAAGCCCAGGCCGATCGATCCGCCCGTATCGGATCCGCTACCGCCGGTGGTGGCGATGACTGACGGGATGCCGATCAGTTCGCCCTTCATGTTCACCAAAGCGCCGCCGGAGTTGCCGGGGTTGATGGAAGCGTCGGTCTGGATGGCGTCGATGAGCGATGCCTCGCCACCCTGCTCACCTGTGGCCTGAACGGGGCGGTTCTTGGCGGACACGATGCCCGTGGTCACCGTGGAGCTCAAACCCAAGGGTGAGCCGATAGCGACCACGTTCTCGCCCACCTGCACATCGTTGGAGTTGCCGAAGGTGATGGGTTTGAGGTCGTTGGCGCCCTCGGCCTTGATCACGGCGATGTCGGTCTGCGGGTCGGCGGCAACTACCTTGGCGGGAAGCGCGCGGCCGTCATTGAGCATGACCTCGATCTTGCCGCCCGGCTGATCGGCCCCGGCGATGACGTGGTTGTTAGTCATGATGAGACCATCGGAGCTGATGATCGAGCCGGAGCCCTCACCGCCACCACGGGCGGTCGTCACGTTGATGGACACCACCGAGGGCAGGACCTTGTCCGCGACGGCGGACACGGTTCCGGGCTGGGGCGGGTTGGACGTGTTCTCGGTGTTCTTGCCCTGCTCCGGTGCAGAGTTGAACGAGGAGGTCACGGTGTTGGAGCTACCTCCGAACTGGTCCATCGCCACGTAGGTGGTGCCGGACGCGAGCACAGCTCCGGCGAGCAGCAGCGCTGCCACGGCCGGGGTGGACCAGCGGCGCGGTGCCGTTGCGGTCTGACCGCCCGCGGGGTATCCCTGCGGACCTTGTGGGCTCTGCGGACCCTGCGGTCCCTGCGGCCCCTGTCCTCCAGCCATTCCGGCAGCCATGCCCGAGCCGAAGCCCGGCTGTGACTGTGCCGACGTAGCGTGCGCCGATCCGCCTACCGGCGGCATGCTCTGCGTCCGACCCACATCACTCGGCTGCCCCTGCTGACCCTGCCCCGCCGGTCCCTGCTGGTTCGGCTGACCCGCATAGTGCGAATGGGTCTGCGCCGGGTGGTTCACGCCTCCCTGGCCGTTCCAGTGCAGGTTTTCACCGTTGTGGTCGTTCTGGCGGTAGTGGTTGTTCTTGCTGAAGTCGGGCTGTCCTGGGAACTGACCGTTGTCCCCTCCGTTGTTGTTCATGCTTTCTTCCCTCTCACTCATGCGAGCCATTATTCACCGCGAACTTAGAAATGCCCGCCTCGCTAGCTGCTATATCCCTACCAGCTTGTCGAGAAACTGAGCATCTTTCCCTACCTCCTCGGCGACCACAATCAGTCACCTCTCAGCGAGCTCACAGCTTTACCGGGCAGCACCACGTTCATGAGCGTCCCGCCGTCGTCGGATTCCTCTGCGAACACTACTCCCCCGTGCCGATCGATCACCTGCTTGACGATGGCCAACCCGAGCCCAGATCCGGGCATTGACCTTGAGCTAATAGACCGGTAAAAACGGTCGAAGATTTTGGGTCTGTCTTCTGCCGCGATGCCCGGTCCGGAGTCCGCCACGCTGATGAGCACCGCAGGGTGCCCGTCAATGTAATTGGAGTGTTCGCCGAGGTCGGTCATTCGAATTCTCACTGTGGCCCCGGCCGGCGACCATTTCGCGGCGTTATCTAACACGTTGAGCAGCGCCCGAGAAAGTCCGAATTGATCCCCGCGAAGCTCCCATGGGATGAGTTTGGCGTCGAATTCCACGTCGGGACGTCGCCGTTGAACTCGGTCGATGCCCTCCGTGATGATCTGCGACACCTCCACCGTGGTCAGTTCCTTGGCTGGTTCGTCCTCCCGCGCGAGATCCACGAGATCGCCGATGAGAGTGCTCATCTCCTCGATTTGGGCGATGACGTCTCTTTCAATGTCGTCACGGTCCTGCTGGCTAATGGCTGGGCTGTCACTTTTCGACGCCAACATCAGCAATTCGATATTCGTCCTCAGGGAGGTCAGGGGCGTCTTGAGCTCGTGGGAGGCATCGGCGACGAGATTCTTCTGTTTCGTCTGCGCATCCTGGAGCGCCTCCATCATGTCGTTGAAGGACTCGGTGAGCGCACCGAGCTCGTCCCTGTTGTAAACGGGGATCTGCCTGAGCTGCCCGGTCTTCGTGACTCGGTCGGTGGCGCGTCGGAGCCGAGCGATAGGTTGGAGAGCCGAGGAGGCCACGGCGATGCCGGTGACGATTGCCCCGAGGAAGCCGGTGACGGCCACGAGCAGAAGTACGAGCGAGAGCGCGTCGAGGGTTTGTTTGGTAAAGGTGATGTCTTGGCGGACAACGACAACCCTGCCGTCGGCGGCCCGCACTGCGAAGTACCGGTAGTGGCCGTCGGTGCTGTAGGAGTAGATCTCTTCCCCTTCGATCACGCCGAGGGCCTCCGGTGGAAGAACGGAGTCGAACTTGCGCACTGGAGTTCGCGCGCCGGTGTTGTCCTCGGGAACGACGAGCACGCCGACGTCGCTGTTGTTTTCCCTGAATTCCGGCTGGTACGTGTCGCCTTGGCCTTCTTGCTCTGCGGGGAAGGTGTATCCGGA
Encoded here:
- a CDS encoding 5-formyltetrahydrofolate cyclo-ligase; the protein is MTPPVESKAALRRTLRDHRRGVPHAERTRRDAAIQAHLQEVLGSRGSAVVAFSPLPGEPGGQDLPNVLMSAGHRVILPRIEPLPSIGANEVRGTQDQHLVWVECTQDNLRPGTWEIPEPTGAPLELHEASAAVIVVPALAVSFSGARLGQGGGFYDRALQHRNRLPTPPRLCAVVDDEEFLPTVPCEEHDLRVDSVVTPSGLHIINT
- the mscL gene encoding large conductance mechanosensitive channel protein MscL; the encoded protein is MFAGFKKFIMRGNVMELAVAVIIGSAFTAIVTAFTKGIIEPLLAAVGGSPDIGLGFHIRAGQDATFVDIGSVITAAINFLIVAAVIYFLMIVPMNKLAELNAARKGIDPDEATSASETELLTEIRDLLAAQQKATSAGTANAANAQVPRTTDTPQKD
- a CDS encoding MogA/MoaB family molybdenum cofactor biosynthesis protein, translated to MDSVDASHMERLTSEIPEPDDSIFHTLDAEDRTRGERPLNPLLHAMVVIVSDAPEGENRSGELVAELLSEEDFLVDAVLQVESRKPAIRQAIQTAVVGGADLVVTIGGTGTGPRDKAPEATRAELDRKVPGIAEAIRASGLSANSLDAGLSRGVAGISGSTVIVNLAGSRGAIRDGMATLGPLVRHVIADMNR
- a CDS encoding S1C family serine protease, which codes for MSEREESMNNNGGDNGQFPGQPDFSKNNHYRQNDHNGENLHWNGQGGVNHPAQTHSHYAGQPNQQGPAGQGQQGQPSDVGRTQSMPPVGGSAHATSAQSQPGFGSGMAAGMAGGQGPQGPQGPQSPQGPQGYPAGGQTATAPRRWSTPAVAALLLAGAVLASGTTYVAMDQFGGSSNTVTSSFNSAPEQGKNTENTSNPPQPGTVSAVADKVLPSVVSINVTTARGGGEGSGSIISSDGLIMTNNHVIAGADQPGGKIEVMLNDGRALPAKVVAADPQTDIAVIKAEGANDLKPITFGNSNDVQVGENVVAIGSPLGLSSTVTTGIVSAKNRPVQATGEQGGEASLIDAIQTDASINPGNSGGALVNMKGELIGIPSVIATTGGSGSDTGGSIGLGFAIPVDQAERIAKQLIDTGKVQHPIIGAKINTQANVLGAQIVEVNPGSPAEKAGLKPGEIVTRVDDRRVESGVGLIAAIRSHAVGDKVSLTVVNANGGDEHNVDVTLTASD
- a CDS encoding sensor histidine kinase, producing MTAITVMISIAVITGVAYTTVSRGLEQELDKNLHTQAQSVIDSGYTFPAEQEGQGDTYQPEFRENNSDVGVLVVPEDNTGARTPVRKFDSVLPPEALGVIEGEEIYSYSTDGHYRYFAVRAADGRVVVVRQDITFTKQTLDALSLVLLLVAVTGFLGAIVTGIAVASSALQPIARLRRATDRVTKTGQLRQIPVYNRDELGALTESFNDMMEALQDAQTKQKNLVADASHELKTPLTSLRTNIELLMLASKSDSPAISQQDRDDIERDVIAQIEEMSTLIGDLVDLAREDEPAKELTTVEVSQIITEGIDRVQRRRPDVEFDAKLIPWELRGDQFGLSRALLNVLDNAAKWSPAGATVRIRMTDLGEHSNYIDGHPAVLISVADSGPGIAAEDRPKIFDRFYRSISSRSMPGSGLGLAIVKQVIDRHGGVVFAEESDDGGTLMNVVLPGKAVSSLRGD